One Fundulus heteroclitus isolate FHET01 chromosome 11, MU-UCD_Fhet_4.1, whole genome shotgun sequence DNA segment encodes these proteins:
- the si:dkey-71d15.2 gene encoding SH3 domain-containing kinase-binding protein 1 isoform X1 produces the protein MGSYNSALIPDTEEFDSIVWEGLTEQRGPAADETLQSELRSLVTFMIEKERRENQTEAMNSSTHPESTQGASKNCSFLQATDKNMSNESFSSLLPKALSAVLHPAAPPALNSDPQPRSSEKNTKPDVEQLQSELRDLRDQFEQMKSQHNKEIKLLMNELDEEKRIRLTLQMEIQRMKKHMSK, from the exons ATGGGCAGCTATAACTCGGCCCTCATTCCTG ACACAGAAGAGTTTGATTCAATTGTATGGGAGGGCCTGACCGAGCAGAGAGGTCCTGCTGCGGATGAGACGTTACAGTCAGAGCTTCGGTCTCTG GTCACATTTATGATTGAGaaggaaagaagagaaaacCAAACCGAAGCAATGAACTCTTCAACACATCCAGAAAGCACTCAGGGAGCGAGTAAGAACTGTTCCTTCCTTCAG GCTACAGACAAGAACATGTCAAACGAGTCCTTCTCCTCCCTGCTACCAAAGGCGCTCTCTGCTGTTCTGCATCCAGCAGCGCCCCCAGCCCTCAACTCAGACCCCCAACCACGGAGCTCGGAGAAAAACACCAAACCAgacgtggaacagctgcagagCGAGCTGAGAGACCTGAGGGACCAGTTTGAACAGATGAAGAGTCAGCACAA caaggaAATTAAACTGCTGATGAATGAGCTTGATGAGGAGAAGAGGATTCGCCTAACTTTACAG ATGGAAATCCAGCGAATGAAGAAGCACATGTCGAAATGA
- the si:dkey-71d15.2 gene encoding SH3 domain-containing kinase-binding protein 1 isoform X3: MGSYNSALIPDTEEFDSIVWEGLTEQRGPAADETLQSELRSLVTFMIEKERRENQTEAMNSSTHPESTQGASKNCSFLQALSAVLHPAAPPALNSDPQPRSSEKNTKPDVEQLQSELRDLRDQFEQMKSQHNKEIKLLMNELDEEKRIRLTLQMEIQRMKKHMSK, translated from the exons ATGGGCAGCTATAACTCGGCCCTCATTCCTG ACACAGAAGAGTTTGATTCAATTGTATGGGAGGGCCTGACCGAGCAGAGAGGTCCTGCTGCGGATGAGACGTTACAGTCAGAGCTTCGGTCTCTG GTCACATTTATGATTGAGaaggaaagaagagaaaacCAAACCGAAGCAATGAACTCTTCAACACATCCAGAAAGCACTCAGGGAGCGAGTAAGAACTGTTCCTTCCTTCAG GCGCTCTCTGCTGTTCTGCATCCAGCAGCGCCCCCAGCCCTCAACTCAGACCCCCAACCACGGAGCTCGGAGAAAAACACCAAACCAgacgtggaacagctgcagagCGAGCTGAGAGACCTGAGGGACCAGTTTGAACAGATGAAGAGTCAGCACAA caaggaAATTAAACTGCTGATGAATGAGCTTGATGAGGAGAAGAGGATTCGCCTAACTTTACAG ATGGAAATCCAGCGAATGAAGAAGCACATGTCGAAATGA
- the si:dkey-71d15.2 gene encoding SH3 domain-containing kinase-binding protein 1 isoform X2, whose product MGSYNSALIPDTEEFDSIVWEGLTEQRGPAADETLQSELRSLVTFMIEKERRENQTEAMNSSTHPESTQGASKNCSFLQATDKNMSNESFSSLLPKALSAVLHPAAPPALNSDPQPRSSEKNTKPDVEQLQSELRDLRDQFEQMKSQHNKEIKLLMNELDEEKRIRLTLQMEIQRMKKHMSK is encoded by the exons ATGGGCAGCTATAACTCGGCCCTCATTCCTG ACACAGAAGAGTTTGATTCAATTGTATGGGAGGGCCTGACCGAGCAGAGAGGTCCTGCTGCGGATGAGACGTTACAGTCAGAGCTTCGGTCTCTG GTCACATTTATGATTGAGaaggaaagaagagaaaacCAAACCGAAGCAATGAACTCTTCAACACATCCAGAAAGCACTCAGGGAGCGAGTAAGAACTGTTCCTTCCTTCAG GCTACAGACAAGAACATGTCAAACGAGTCCTTCTCCTCCCTGCTACCAAAGGCGCTCTCTGCTGTTCTGCATCCAGCAGCGCCCCCAGCCCTCAACTCAGACCCCCAACCACGGAGCTCGGAGAAAAACACCAAACCAgacgtggaacagctgcagagCGAGCTGAGAGACCTGAGGGACCAGTTTGAACAGATGAAGAGTCAGCACAA caaggaAATTAAACTGCTGATGAATGAGCTTGATGAGGAGAAGAGGATTCGCCTAACTTTACAG